The genomic region ACGCGCAGGAATGCCCGCGTTCTTACGACAAACTACGGTTCGATCCAAGGTGAGCAAAGTTAGCTCTCTACTTTGCTCAACTGCATCACCATGCCATTTGGGCAATTCGACAAACCATATCTGTTTTATGAGCACCACATCAGAGTTCTTAATCATAGCACTGTTCCCGTGAACTGTCTGAATCAGTTAAAAGAAATGTGTGTCTTCTTCAAATTCTGGGTGCCATCTGCCCTGCTgtttttaattaattaattaattttgTGGCCTTTATGAAAAATGTTCTTTGGAAATACTCCCTCTAGGAAAATTATCTTCTATTTTACAAATTTGGATCATGAACCAAATAATTTCAATGAGATATATGGTTTACTGCATTTCTGTCTAGTGAAATAATGTTCTTCGTGCTTATCTGACCAGGAATGTGGAAGTTGTTAACATTGATGGTACCCATTATGCTAATTACGGCAATTCTTGTACATGCATAGCAACTAGATCTTGTAATATTAACTGACGTTTTACATGGATGTTGTGACATGTCTATGGGTCATGCCAACAGATATGTAGGTAGTGAATGAACACTTTTTAATTGTTATTCCTTGTGAAGTAACTGTCAGTGTTTGTCCCATGAGTTCAGTTCCAATTTTTTTCTTAAGATAATTTGCTTACAATTTCTATTTGCATTTTGTATTCTTATCAGCCATCCTGATTGCAAGCTGGTTGTTAGTCATGATGACTATAGCTTAACTTCCAAGCTGCCAAGGGAGAGAACTTCTGTTGTAACGATACTAAGAAACCCAGTTGATCGTGTATTTAGCACATATGAGTTCTCAGTTGAAGTTGCAGCTAGATTCCTTGTGCATCCAAACTTAACTTCTGCAAAGTTAATGACTACCCGTGTGTTAACAAAGTCTCGTGCTGTCAGTACTTTGGACATCTGGCCTTGGAAGTACTTGGTTCCATGGATGAGGGAAGATCTGTTTGCAAGGGTATGCCTATCCACTTCAGTTCACCATTTGGTTTAGATTTGTACTTTATAGAATTATAATGGCAGAAAATACTCAATAACATATGGTGGATATGATTGTGGACTCAAAGTGCTGCTATTCAAATGCAACAATTTTGACAAAATGCTGTCATGATACTTTATTTTCTAAAACAGGGACCTTATATTTTTGTGACCTAGTGCtttatattaaacatttaattggATCTTTGATATATCTGTATCTGGCATCAACCAAACCAAACACCAATTAGACAAATCAGTTGATCCACTGCAGATTTTCCTTAAATTGGTAAAAAGCTCTTATATTACAGTACCCCTACCATCCATTTAACAACCAAGAGCATAGATTCTAAAATATCTTGGAACTTATGAACTTAATTACAATTATGATTCTTCCATTACTTGTATTAGAATGTTCCTTCAATAACTATACTGTAACTTTTCAGAGAGATGCCAGGGGTGTTTACAAAGTTCATAGTAGTAAGAAGGTTAATGCATATGATGTGGACGATATGGTTATGCCATTACATCGGTACATCAATGATCCAGTTGCCCATGAAATCATTCATAATGGGGCTACCTTTCAGGTACAGATTTTGTATATGTCAACTTCTGCTGTACTATTCATGTATAATTTTATTTGTTTACTCTCTGTTCTACCTGTGTATTGGGAACTGCAAATTGTTCATCCATCCATTTTCTCTGGCCTTCCTTGACATTAATATTTTACATTCTAACAAATTATGCAATAATATTTGCTGCAGTATTGATTTGTGATTTCCATCCACTTTGTCTTTTTCCGTATTTTGATTGTTTTCTAAAGATGATAATTTGCATTTTAGATTTGTGCTGAAATATATATCTTGCCAGTATTTTTCATGAAATTTGTGATCATTCTCTACTTGAAGAACCTGGATAGCTCATGTGATACAGATGGACAATCGAAAACAGATGCATGCATGCTTACGATGACTTTTTTTACTGATATGACATACCCACCACTAGGGCTAGACAAAATATTCATGGCTCGTGAGCTCGCTCGACTCGTGATCAACTCGGATCGACTCGTTTCAATTTTGTCACGAGCTGAGCTAGCATCTcaactcggttcgttaacgagccagctcgttagctcgaATAAGCTAGCATTTATCAGTAAAACAAAGCCTACACTTATATGAATGAACTAATACGTGATGAACTGTATTAGTTTAGTGTTTAATTGATGTGATATATGAAATTATGAATATTATTACTCTTTTCTActgttaaattagtataaaactaactagcaattgattatattgttgtttATATACATGCATATTATTTTTTGTTGTGTCTCGCGAGCTAAATGAGCCAGCTggagctcgtaaacgagccgagctaATTATCTAGCTCGATTCCTTAAtgatccgagccgagccgagctgaactGGCTCGATATCCAGCCCTACCCACCACAGTTAAACATCTACTTCATCACTATGTGCTCTCAAACAATTACAAGTTGCAGTAGTTCTATTGCATGCATGTTCATTTTCCTACATAACCTTTATGAGAATAATTGGGATAAAAACCTTTGCTGAAAGATTCAGCAGAGTAATAGTTCTTTTTTCATACCAATTTCCCAGCACATATTGTCCTGTCAAACTGATCAATTTATATGTGCACTGTTCAGTAATTTTGTCGCAAATCTGTACCAGTACTGTGTTATGTCTCATGCGTATTTATATGTTATACTGTTATATCTTCTCGCACAAATGGAACTTTAGTAAACATCTGCCTGCCAGTGATTTTCCCAGGCAGCTTTAACGATCTGGTTTGCTAATTTTTTTGTGTACTCATGTTACCTTGGCAGATTACTGGGTTAACGAACAACTCATATTTTGATGGAGCACATGAGGTTCGACATTGTGTCAGGAAGCATCCAGATCTTGGTCGTATTGTGCTTGAAGTTGCTAAGGTATATACCAGAGATGAATGTCATGAAGGATTGTTTTCTTTCTTCATTCCAATCGCCAAATCATTCATTAGTTAGATTCTCTTGCATGCAAAACATCACTGTGTTGACTATACTTTCATGCAGATGGAACTTAAGCAGTAGGTAAATGAATTATCACAATAGCATTTACTAAAAACAGATATATCCATTCAGTATACAAAGGCCGGTCTGGAGCTTTGTATATACTTCCCTCCCAAAAGTAATGTCATCATATTTTATTACAGAATAGGCTGGACCAGATGCTATATGTAGGACTTACGGAGGATCATGAAGAATCAGCGAGGTTGTTTGCTCATATGGTAGGAGCACAGGTGCTTTCACAATCTGGGACATTGACTTTAGATCTCAAGGAAGATCtgcccattgagactggtaatacACATAGCAATCTGGTGGCCCTAACTTTTTATTGTCTTCGCTAGTTGTATTTACATTATTTTAGACTAATGGGTAACAACTCAACTTTATGTTTTATTGAAACTGAAAGATAGTACTGCAAGGTTTTGATAAGACATAGGTTTTGATGAGACATTCCCTAACAAATTAGCAATGCGTCGCTGCAATTGTTGAAACCCAAGCACAGATTCATCTCATATATCAATGCAGACGCATGGTATGTGTATCCCTGATCAAAATGAATGTGAGTTTGAACCTGCATAACATCCAGCTGAGTTCAAACTAGTGGAACGAAGTTGCTCATCAACCATTAAATGCATAAGCAACACTCTAATCGTGGCTGGTGTAGCAGTTGAAGTACCAATCTGTGGTTTTGTGCATGTTTTGCTGCACATTGAAAACATTAGGGCAAGTCTGAAAAAAAGATGACTTGAAGAAATAACTTGACATTAGGCCAGGAAGGCGATATGTATGGAAAATAACTTGAAGAAATAATTACACAAAGAAATCTTATGCTTATTCGGGGTATATGGTTCTCTATATTCTTTTGATACAGTTTTGACAACTCAAAGCTGATAAATGAGGACCTAATCTCTACTGTTCACAGATTCTCACCCATccatggagcctgaggacgaagaaacaaacgGACATCTGGTATGAGGGTGATTAAATGTTATAATTGCACTGTTTGGTTTTGTGTGATTAGATGGTAGAAGCTGAACACTCCATCTCATATTTATGTTCTCTTGATAGAATAGCACACATGGTTGGCAGAATAATGAAGCGATGAACTCTACCAACGACGaacatggaaaaggaaatgtAATACACTACTTGAAGGGCTCAATTATTTGTGTgtagttttctttttcttttatttccttTTTTTGTGAAACCTTATGTAGAGTTTCCTGTTATTAGCCTGTGTCCACAATATTAATTTATTGCTGATGCCAGATGACTGTTGGTAAACTGATGGAAGCTTATGAAACTTGCATTGCCAAACTGTGGAAATCTCAATCTGGCCGACGTAAAATATCCCTAAAGAAAGTTCAGGAAGCGAACTTTTCAAAAGAGGTAACGACCAAAGGGCAATGAAGTTTATGCACATTGAACAATGCTCTTGATTCAATTTCTACTTTGCGAGTACAGATATCTGCATCATATGTACCTTATTCCCTTGTCTATATTGATATCAAACACAATGGAGGATACAAATGCTGAGGCTGATGTGCTCAAAATTTCACAATCATTCATGTGCTTATATTTGTCATAACTAAACAGAAAAAAATAATTGGAAATTTGTGCTTGTGTTTGTAGCTTATGTGGATACCCGATTTATTTCTTCTCTATCAATATTAAGCACACACTGAGGCCAAgaaaaaagaaatagaaacaTAAGTGCTAAGGCCGATGTGCTCAAAATTCACAATCCTTCATGTGCTTACATTTTTATCATAATGCAACAATGAAATAATAGTTGGAGTCTTTTTCCTTGTTTATAGCTTTCATTAATATATGAGTGTTTCATATTAGAATGTTTCAGCAATGACAGGAAGTTCCGTTTGCAGGCACGGAAGCTGGTATCTG from Zea mays cultivar B73 chromosome 6, Zm-B73-REFERENCE-NAM-5.0, whole genome shotgun sequence harbors:
- the LOC100280275 gene encoding protein-tyrosine sulfotransferase isoform X2 → MARAALRLGVRALALLVFVSVALLPLVSSDDGYRHCEGVVRGWADASSGRVKDGDKLSLKDLLFFLHIPRTGGRTYFHCFLKKLYTNAQECPRSYDKLRFDPSHPDCKLVVSHDDYSLTSKLPRERTSVVTILRNPVDRVFSTYEFSVEVAARFLVHPNLTSAKLMTTRVLTKSRAVSTLDIWPWKYLVPWMREDLFARRDARGVYKVHSSKKVNAYDVDDMVMPLHRYINDPVAHEIIHNGATFQITGLTNNSYFDGAHEVRHCVRKHPDLGRIVLEVAKNRLDQMLYVGLTEDHEESARLFAHMVGAQVLSQSGTLTLDLKEDLPIETDSHPSMEPEDEETNGHLNSTHGWQNNEAMNSTNDEHGKGNMTVGKLMEAYETCIAKLWKSQSGRRKISLKKVQEANFSKEARKLVSEAILNQIISLNRLDMELYDHAKKIFTQEHLMLKAQQSMVGQHRQFGEQKVRSVYRANC
- the LOC100280275 gene encoding Protein-tyrosine sulfotransferase isoform 2 precursor (isoform 2 precursor is encoded by transcript variant 2), with product MARAALRLGVRALALLVFVSVALLPLVSSDDGYRHCEGVVRGWADASSGRVKDGDKLSLKDLLFFLHIPRTGGRTYFHCFLKKLYTNAQECPRSYDKLRFDPSHPDCKLVVSHDDYSLTSKLPRERTSVVTILRNPVDRVFSTYEFSVEVAARFLVHPNLTSAKLMTTRVLTKSRAVSTLDIWPWKYLVPWMREDLFARRDARGVYKVHSSKKVNAYDVDDMVMPLHRYINDPVAHEIIHNGATFQITGLTNNSYFDGAHEVRHCVRKHPDLGRIVLEVAKNRLDQMLYVGLTEDHEESARLFAHMVGAQVLSQSGTLTLDLKEDLPIETDSHPSMEPEDEETNGHLNSTHGWQNNEAMNSTNDEHGKGNMTVGKLMEAYETCIAKLWKSQSGRRKISLKKVQEANFSKEARKLVSEAILNQIISLNRLDMELYDHAKKIFTQEHLMLKAQQSMVGQHRQFGEQKGWIGVMCSVGICPPWMVVLVVLGISTIIVLVTLAVTTRKRTSKLKV
- the LOC100280275 gene encoding Protein-tyrosine sulfotransferase isoform 1 precursor (isoform 1 precursor is encoded by transcript variant 1), which codes for MARAALRLGVRALALLVFVSVALLPLVSSDDGYRHCEGVVRGWADASSGRVKDGDKLSLKDLLFFLHIPRTGGRTYFHCFLKKLYTNAQECPRSYDKLRFDPSHPDCKLVVSHDDYSLTSKLPRERTSVVTILRNPVDRVFSTYEFSVEVAARFLVHPNLTSAKLMTTRVLTKSRAVSTLDIWPWKYLVPWMREDLFARRDARGVYKVHSSKKVNAYDVDDMVMPLHRYINDPVAHEIIHNGATFQITGLTNNSYFDGAHEVRHCVRKHPDLGRIVLEVAKNRLDQMLYVGLTEDHEESARLFAHMVGAQVLSQSGTLTLDLKEDLPIETDSHPSMEPEDEETNGHLNSTHGWQNNEAMNSTNDEHGKGNMTVGKLMEAYETCIAKLWKSQSGRRKISLKKVQEANFSKEARKLVSEAILNQIISLNRLDMELYDHAKKIFTQEHLMLKAQQSMVGQHRQFGEQKVCSNSKSTSSLCILF
- the LOC100280275 gene encoding protein-tyrosine sulfotransferase isoform X3, coding for MARAALRLGVRALALLVFVSVALLPLVSSDDGYRHCEGVVRGWADASSGRVKDGDKLSLKDLLFFLHIPRTGGRTYFHCFLKKLYTNAQECPRSYDKLRFDPSHPDCKLVVSHDDYSLTSKLPRERTSVVTILRNPVDRVFSTYEFSVEVAARFLVHPNLTSAKLMTTRVLTKSRAVSTLDIWPWKYLVPWMREDLFARRDARGVYKVHSSKKVNAYDVDDMVMPLHRYINDPVAHEIIHNGATFQITGLTNNSYFDGAHEVRHCVRKHPDLGRIVLEVAKNRLDQMLYVGLTEDHEESARLFAHMVGAQVLSQSGTLTLDLKEDLPIETDSHPSMEPEDEETNGHLNSTHGWQNNEAMNSTNDEHGKGNMTVGKLMEAYETCIAKLWKSQSGRRKISLKKVQEANFSKEARKLVSEAILNQIISLNRLDMELYDHAKKIFTQEHLMLKAQQSMVGQHRQFGEQKNLSDVW
- the LOC100280275 gene encoding protein-tyrosine sulfotransferase isoform X1 yields the protein MARAALRLGVRALALLVFVSVALLPLVSSDDGYRHCEGVVRGWADASSGRVKDGDKLSLKDLLFFLHIPRTGGRTYFHCFLKKLYTNAQECPRSYDKLRFDPSHPDCKLVVSHDDYSLTSKLPRERTSVVTILRNPVDRVFSTYEFSVEVAARFLVHPNLTSAKLMTTRVLTKSRAVSTLDIWPWKYLVPWMREDLFARRDARGVYKVHSSKKVNAYDVDDMVMPLHRYINDPVAHEIIHNGATFQITGLTNNSYFDGAHEVRHCVRKHPDLGRIVLEVAKNRLDQMLYVGLTEDHEESARLFAHMVGAQVLSQSGTLTLDLKEDLPIETDSHPSMEPEDEETNGHLNSTHGWQNNEAMNSTNDEHGKGNMTVGKLMEAYETCIAKLWKSQSGRRKISLKKVQEANFSKEARKLVSEAILNQIISLNRLDMELYDHAKKIFTQEHLMLKAQQSMVGQHRQFGEQKCLMHAHMPERRKHDKMVGSA